The genomic stretch CTTTGAGAATTTCATCTCTGTTTCCGTTTTTCCAATTTTCAGTCTTTACGTAAATATCAAAGAACATTTCATCTTCATATTCTTCAGGTCTTTCCTTGTGTAAGTCAATGGTTAATACTTTTAGAAATTCTCCAAAGTCAGTTAATTCTTTGTAATTGTCATTGGCTATGTCGTTTGTGTAAAGCCCGAAAGAAATTGCTACTTCTGATTCTTCTCCAATCAGGTCATTAATCAATTGGTTTTGTCGATCAAGTATGATTCTGTACTCGTCCGCAGATTCGGCATATCGTTTTGACTCAGGCAAACTATGAATCCTAAACCATCTGTCGGGATATATCCATTTTAATTCGTGATTGATTGGAAACGATTCCGGATATTCCTTATTCCAATAGTCTATGAATTCGCTTTCTGTCATTTTTTTAATGTGCTACAACGGTTTGCATATGGCTTGTGGCGGTTTCGAAGTACTTTTTTTGTCCACAAAAACCAAAGCTTGCTACGGAGTGAAAACCTTGTTGTTAGCCGTTCACCCGCCATAAGCTATATGCGTTGTTAGCGGCTGGCTTTTTTTATTTCTTCGATTAATCTATTCATATTCTGCTTATTCCGTCCCATTGAGACTACCGAACTTCTTTTGTCAGGGTCACAAATGCTATTAACCAAGATTCTATTCGTG from Persicobacter psychrovividus encodes the following:
- a CDS encoding DUF3885 domain-containing protein, whose amino-acid sequence is MTESEFIDYWNKEYPESFPINHELKWIYPDRWFRIHSLPESKRYAESADEYRIILDRQNQLINDLIGEESEVAISFGLYTNDIANDNYKELTDFGEFLKVLTIDLHKERPEEYEDEMFFDIYVKTENWKNGNRDEILKAIADDEIRAMFVSPSKKCVIAPYDGGVDVIVNTTENRDKLKAKYKDWLSDIEDGM